One Vicinamibacterales bacterium DNA window includes the following coding sequences:
- the gvpA gene encoding gas vesicle structural protein GvpA gives MAVERAAGGTSLIDVLDRVLDKGIVIDAWVRVSLVGIDLITVEARVVVASIDTYLKYSEAVGQVSPVSRPAAELPSHQDVIAENAALRAELAAVKGGRAKRRRTGGEG, from the coding sequence ATGGCAGTTGAACGGGCAGCAGGCGGCACGAGTCTCATCGACGTTCTCGACCGCGTGCTCGACAAAGGGATCGTCATCGACGCGTGGGTGCGCGTCTCGCTTGTCGGCATCGACCTGATCACGGTCGAAGCGCGTGTCGTGGTGGCGTCCATCGATACCTATCTGAAGTACTCGGAAGCGGTCGGGCAGGTCTCGCCGGTGTCGCGTCCGGCTGCGGAGCTGCCCTCGCACCAGGACGTGATCGCGGAGAACGCCGCCCTGCGCGCGGAGCTGGCGGCGGTGAAGGGCGGACGCGCCAAGCGACGCCGGACCGGCGGCGAGGGCTAG
- a CDS encoding gas vesicle protein, whose translation MALELPGAHRSTGLVDVLDRVLDKGLVIAGDIKVSLAEVELLTIRIRLLVCSLDKAQEIGLDWWRYDRDLSPGAGSAAEHADLRAEIRQLQERIDTLAAARAPARPAGRRRRRSR comes from the coding sequence ATGGCTCTCGAGCTGCCAGGAGCGCACCGCAGCACGGGGCTGGTCGACGTTCTCGACCGCGTCCTCGACAAGGGACTGGTCATCGCCGGTGACATCAAGGTGTCGCTCGCCGAAGTCGAACTGCTCACGATTCGCATCCGCCTGCTCGTCTGCTCACTCGACAAGGCGCAGGAGATCGGGCTCGACTGGTGGCGGTACGACCGCGACCTCTCGCCCGGGGCGGGCAGCGCCGCCGAGCACGCCGACCTGCGGGCCGAAATCCGCCAGCTGCAGGAACGGATCGACACGCTGGCTGCCGCGCGCGCGCCGGCGCGTCCCGCCGGCCGCCGCCGCCGGCGATCTCGATAG